DNA sequence from the Rhizobium sp. ARZ01 genome:
CGGGAAGACGTCCGCCGCTATGCTTCCAGCCACTCTGGTAGCATGCTGGCTCTTCGAGCGCTGCGGCCCCTTTCGCTTATTGTTGCTCGTCGGTGGGCTGGGAGCATCGAACGCCATCCTGCTGTCGGCGGCTGTTTCGCCGTCGATCCAGAACTTCCTCACGTCAATGGGAGTGGACCCAACGTTCACCGACCGCACGTCGATCTGGGAACTCGCACTTTCAGCCATCGCGAACCGCCCATTTACAGGCTATGGCTTTCAATCCTTCTGGCAGACAGACGCCCTGGTCTACAGCGGCCAATCGATAGGCACCTGGGCAGTTTCGGCGGCGAACGCTCACAATGGATATCTTGACCAAGTGATCAACGGCGGCTTGCCACTGTTGCTCCTCATGTTGGTGTGGCTGGTCTTTCTGCCTTGCTATCATGCTGGGCTCGCGCTCAAGCGCCAACACGACCCGGAATTGACGCGCCTTTTCATTCGCGTCTGGCTCTTTTCGCTGTTCACCAGTTGCCTTGAAAATATCTTCTTCGACAACAGCGGCCCAATCTGGTTCACGATGCTGATTTCCGTATTCGGCCTCAGACTTCAAGCCTATGCCTACCTCACAAAGGCCCCTTCGCTTGGCACGATAAAACGCGCCCCGCTCAATCTGGCGACGACTTGAATTGTGCTGTGTGATCTGTGTTCAGGAAGAGTGAAAGCGAAACGCGTGATACGCATGACCGCTCTACCGGCCTAGTCTTGATCAGCGATCAAGCGTCAGCATCAAGCACGGTTCACGGCATTGAGCTATCGAGAACTATTTCTCGCCGCCGATAACGTCGGCTGCATACGCGCGACCAGATACGGCCGTGCCTTCTGCACGAAATATCCAGACGTAGGCGATCACGAGCGGCCAGATGGTCGAAGCGGCCAGCCCGATTACGCGGTGAAGGTCCCACGCAGGAATGCGCCGCGTTCCTTCGAAATAGGTGCAGACAAAGAAAAAAAGCGCAACGGCAAAGTATACGGTGAATACCAAGGGCAACCAAAGCATCCTTGCTTCCTTGCAGGTCAGCCGGGCTGTCACACCCGAACCGGCCTCACTAATTCGAGTTCAAAAGGATCTGCCGCAGCGCCGCCGGATTGGTCGTCAGATATCGAAGCGCCAATCTGCGCGGCTCCAGG
Encoded proteins:
- a CDS encoding O-antigen ligase codes for the protein MSNATGEPFKGHGGWFSSVLFVVVFYYFWIGLAPFPNPNDDGLLTAYGNASNLVNQLIVVAMSFLVLATLLQHPERQLVLRSYGPLVIIFLWLLFTALFSDAPAIALRRIVFAALVCLCASAVLLLPRSSAHFAKLIGLCLLFAVSLSLFGVFALPHRAIHQATDALEQSLAGDWRGHLGHKNVAAAAMVYAVFFGLYIAKRRSFRLGAPIVLFAATFLLNSGGKTSAAMLPATLVACWLFERCGPFRLLLLVGGLGASNAILLSAAVSPSIQNFLTSMGVDPTFTDRTSIWELALSAIANRPFTGYGFQSFWQTDALVYSGQSIGTWAVSAANAHNGYLDQVINGGLPLLLLMLVWLVFLPCYHAGLALKRQHDPELTRLFIRVWLFSLFTSCLENIFFDNSGPIWFTMLISVFGLRLQAYAYLTKAPSLGTIKRAPLNLATT